From the genome of Paracoccus seriniphilus, one region includes:
- a CDS encoding SspB family protein — protein MTSSEIDYGGMMHRAMQGLIANVLRSIATDGLPGEHHFFITFDTRDEGVEMADWLRERYPEEMTIVIQHWFDNLTVDDDGFSITLNFGNSPEPMRIPFDALRTFVDPSVEFGLRFESPEDDEADEDEEVDAEFALDVEDEGDDPGDGPDGGGEVVQLDRWRK, from the coding sequence ATGACGAGCTCGGAAATCGATTATGGCGGAATGATGCATCGGGCCATGCAGGGCCTGATTGCGAATGTCCTGCGCAGCATCGCGACAGACGGGCTGCCCGGCGAACATCATTTCTTCATCACCTTCGACACGCGGGACGAAGGCGTCGAGATGGCCGATTGGCTGCGCGAACGCTATCCCGAGGAAATGACCATCGTCATCCAGCACTGGTTCGACAATCTGACCGTCGATGATGACGGATTCTCGATCACGCTGAATTTCGGCAACTCGCCGGAACCGATGCGAATCCCCTTCGACGCCCTGCGGACCTTCGTCGACCCTTCGGTCGAATTCGGTCTGCGCTTCGAATCGCCCGAGGATGATGAGGCAGACGAGGATGAAGAGGTCGACGCCGAATTCGCGCTGGATGTCGAGGACGAAGGTGATGACCCCGGCGATGGACCCGATGGCGGTGGCGAAGTCGTCCAGCTGGATCGCTGGCGCAAGTAG
- the fumC gene encoding class II fumarate hydratase: MTTTRTETDSFGPLEVDSSKYWGAQTQRSIINFPIGWERQPVAIIRALGAIKLAAARVNMANGDLDPSIGKAIEQAATEVFEGKFDDNFPLVVWQTGSGTQSNMNANEVVSNRAIEILGGELGSKKPVHPNDHCNMGQSSNDTFPTAMHIGIAMMARDVLLPGLEKLHGALLAKSEEFKDIIKIGRTHTQDATPLTLGQEFSGYAHQVAKGIERVKLALKDIYELAQGGTAVGTGLNTKKGWDTAIAAEIANITGLPFVTAPNKFEALAAHDAMVFFSGALKTVAGSLFKIANDIRLLGSGPRSGLGELILPENEPGSSIMPGKVNPTQAEALTMVCAHVMGNDAAIGFAGSQGHFELNVYNPMMSYNVIQSMQLLGDAASSFTDNMVAGTQANITRIDKLMKESLMLVTALAPTIGYDNATKVAKTAHKNGTTLREEAIALGFVDGETFDRIVRPEDMIGPKG, translated from the coding sequence ATGACCACGACCCGCACCGAGACCGACAGCTTCGGACCTCTAGAAGTCGATTCCAGCAAGTATTGGGGCGCCCAGACCCAACGCTCGATCATCAATTTCCCCATCGGATGGGAGCGCCAGCCGGTCGCGATCATCCGCGCCCTTGGCGCCATCAAGCTGGCGGCCGCGCGCGTCAACATGGCCAACGGCGATCTGGACCCCTCGATCGGCAAGGCCATCGAACAGGCTGCGACCGAAGTCTTTGAAGGCAAGTTCGACGACAATTTCCCGCTGGTCGTCTGGCAAACCGGCTCGGGCACGCAGTCGAACATGAACGCGAATGAAGTCGTATCGAACCGCGCGATTGAAATCCTGGGCGGCGAACTGGGCTCGAAGAAACCCGTTCATCCCAATGACCACTGCAACATGGGTCAGTCCTCGAACGACACCTTCCCGACCGCCATGCATATCGGCATCGCGATGATGGCGCGCGATGTCCTGCTGCCCGGCCTGGAAAAGCTGCATGGCGCCCTGCTGGCGAAGTCTGAAGAATTCAAGGATATCATCAAGATCGGCCGCACCCATACGCAGGATGCGACGCCGCTGACCCTGGGCCAGGAATTCAGCGGATATGCCCATCAGGTCGCCAAGGGAATCGAACGGGTCAAGCTGGCCCTCAAGGACATCTATGAACTGGCGCAGGGCGGCACCGCCGTCGGCACGGGCCTGAACACCAAGAAGGGCTGGGACACCGCCATCGCGGCCGAAATTGCCAATATCACCGGCCTGCCCTTCGTCACCGCGCCGAACAAATTCGAGGCCCTGGCCGCCCATGATGCCATGGTCTTCTTCTCGGGTGCGCTGAAAACCGTGGCCGGATCGCTGTTCAAGATCGCCAATGACATCCGCCTGCTGGGCTCGGGCCCGCGCTCGGGTCTGGGCGAGCTGATCCTGCCGGAAAATGAACCGGGCAGCTCGATCATGCCGGGCAAGGTCAACCCGACCCAGGCCGAGGCACTGACCATGGTCTGCGCCCATGTCATGGGCAATGATGCGGCCATCGGCTTTGCCGGATCGCAGGGGCACTTCGAACTGAACGTCTACAACCCGATGATGTCCTATAATGTCATCCAGTCGATGCAGCTTCTGGGCGATGCTGCCAGCAGCTTTACCGACAACATGGTTGCCGGGACGCAGGCCAATATCACCCGCATCGACAAGCTGATGAAGGAATCGCTGATGCTGGTCACGGCACTGGCACCGACCATCGGCTATGACAATGCCACCAAGGTTGCCAAGACCGCCCACAAGAACGGCACGACGCTGCGCGAGGAAGCCATTGCACTGGGCTTTGTCGATGGCGAAACCTTCGACCGGATCGTGCGCCCCGAGGACATGATCGGTCCCAAGGGCTGA
- a CDS encoding HesB/IscA family protein produces MFAIPGSSPVTITPAAERQIARLMSGKNAYGLRIGLKKGGCAGMEYTMELAETPDANEEVIEQGEARVMIAPMAQMFLFGTEIDYQTDLLESGFKFRNPNVTDSCGCGESVRFEPIEGSRTADQPG; encoded by the coding sequence ATGTTTGCCATTCCGGGTTCTTCCCCCGTCACCATCACTCCGGCTGCCGAGCGGCAGATCGCGCGGCTGATGTCCGGCAAGAATGCCTATGGCCTGCGGATCGGCCTGAAAAAGGGCGGCTGCGCCGGCATGGAATATACCATGGAACTGGCCGAAACCCCCGATGCCAATGAAGAGGTCATCGAACAGGGCGAGGCGCGGGTGATGATCGCCCCCATGGCGCAAATGTTCCTGTTCGGGACCGAGATCGATTATCAGACCGATCTGCTGGAATCGGGCTTCAAGTTCCGCAACCCCAATGTCACCGACAGTTGCGGCTGTGGGGAATCCGTGCGCTTCGAACCCATCGAGGGCAGCCGGACCGCGGATCAGCCTGGCTGA
- the tpiA gene encoding triose-phosphate isomerase, translating to MAPRKLAAGNWKMNGDLAALAEIDILCDAHGAPSCDVLICPPATLIHAMKARIGENRIAVGGQDCHARPSGAHTGDISAAQLKDAGATYVILGHSERRADHGESDSDVAQKVSAAIAAGLIAVVCVGETEAERDSGQTLDVIGRQLAGSLPEGANASNCVIAYEPVWAIGTGRTPTTDQIAEVHAFMREKLAASVSDASGMSLLYGGSVKPSNAAEMFAIANVDGALVGGASLKAADFGAIIAALEAAA from the coding sequence ATGGCACCGCGTAAACTGGCCGCAGGCAATTGGAAAATGAATGGCGATCTGGCTGCATTGGCAGAGATCGACATCCTGTGCGACGCCCATGGCGCGCCATCCTGCGATGTATTGATCTGTCCCCCCGCCACCCTGATTCATGCCATGAAGGCCCGCATCGGTGAAAACCGCATCGCCGTGGGGGGACAGGATTGCCACGCCAGACCCTCGGGGGCGCATACCGGTGACATCTCCGCCGCGCAACTGAAGGATGCCGGCGCGACATATGTCATTCTGGGCCATTCGGAACGACGCGCAGATCACGGCGAAAGCGATTCCGATGTAGCGCAAAAGGTCTCTGCGGCAATTGCCGCCGGATTGATCGCGGTGGTCTGCGTCGGCGAAACCGAGGCCGAACGTGACAGCGGCCAGACGCTGGATGTGATCGGTCGTCAACTGGCAGGATCCCTGCCCGAAGGTGCCAACGCCTCCAATTGCGTCATCGCCTATGAACCGGTCTGGGCCATCGGCACGGGCCGCACGCCGACCACCGATCAGATTGCCGAGGTTCACGCCTTCATGCGCGAGAAACTGGCCGCCTCGGTCAGCGATGCCTCGGGGATGAGCCTGCTGTATGGCGGCAGCGTCAAACCCTCGAATGCAGCCGAGATGTTCGCGATTGCCAATGTGGACGGCGCTCTGGTCGGCGGAGCCAGCCTGAAAGCCGCGGACTTCGGCGCAATCATCGCGGCACTGGAAGCCGCCGCCTGA
- a CDS encoding SUF system Fe-S cluster assembly protein, producing MTQPMMEGAPLIAPSTTEHPLYEQVVDACKTVYDPEIPVNIYDLGLIYTIEINAENEVRIIMTLTAPGCPVAGEMPGWVADAVEPLPGVKQVDVEMTFQPQWGMDMMSDEARLELGFM from the coding sequence ATGACCCAGCCGATGATGGAAGGCGCGCCGCTGATCGCGCCCTCGACAACCGAGCACCCTCTGTATGAGCAGGTCGTGGACGCCTGCAAGACGGTCTATGACCCCGAAATTCCGGTCAATATCTATGACCTGGGGTTGATCTACACCATCGAGATCAATGCCGAAAACGAGGTTCGCATCATCATGACGCTGACCGCGCCCGGTTGCCCGGTCGCGGGCGAGATGCCCGGATGGGTGGCAGATGCCGTCGAACCCCTGCCCGGCGTCAAACAGGTCGATGTCGAAATGACCTTCCAGCCGCAATGGGGCATGGACATGATGTCCGACGAAGCCCGGCTTGAACTGGGATTCATGTAA